The following coding sequences are from one Treponema bryantii window:
- the clpP gene encoding ATP-dependent Clp endopeptidase proteolytic subunit ClpP: MNESMNTLVPYVVEKTGNGERSYDIFSRLLKDRIVFIDGEINDQMADLVVAQILFLESENPEKDISIYINSPGGAVTAGLAIYDTMKYVKCDIQTICMGQAASMAAILLAGGTKGKRYALPSSRVMIHQPRGGVEGQESDISILAKEIIRLKKLSIEYLANDTGKTKDKIAEDIERDFFMSAQEAADYGVIDHVMPSRK; this comes from the coding sequence ATGAACGAAAGCATGAACACACTGGTTCCATACGTTGTTGAAAAAACAGGTAACGGGGAACGCAGCTACGATATTTTTTCAAGACTTCTTAAAGACAGAATCGTTTTCATCGATGGCGAAATTAACGACCAGATGGCAGACCTTGTCGTAGCTCAGATTCTCTTCCTTGAATCAGAAAATCCGGAAAAAGATATCAGTATTTATATCAACTCTCCTGGAGGAGCTGTAACTGCTGGTCTTGCAATCTATGACACAATGAAATATGTAAAATGCGATATTCAGACAATCTGTATGGGACAGGCAGCAAGTATGGCTGCAATTCTCCTTGCAGGCGGAACAAAGGGTAAGCGTTATGCACTTCCTTCAAGCCGTGTTATGATTCACCAGCCACGTGGTGGTGTTGAAGGACAGGAAAGTGATATCAGCATTCTTGCAAAGGAAATTATCAGATTAAAGAAGCTTTCTATAGAATATCTTGCTAATGACACTGGAAAAACTAAAGACAAAATTGCTGAAGATATTGAGCGCGACTTTTTCATGTCGGCACAGGAAGCTGCTGATTACGGCGTGATCGACCACGTAATGCCATCACGCAAATAA